Proteins from one Anopheles nili chromosome 2, idAnoNiliSN_F5_01, whole genome shotgun sequence genomic window:
- the LOC128730866 gene encoding leucine-rich repeat-containing protein 40-like — translation MRASLISVIICSSPAIAKVIACTRVQRNSSCIIDGVSLVDPLDEYSTVFPTSTHIIIESSEILHFSVHLFEALDETAFLTLKGSFIPAVTFRSDGLHSLRIDNTELREFAVGPQENRNLNTLIINGNPLSTIPPTIRHLVGLSILDLSNNQLEHVNLNWFQVMDNLLVLDLSGNRIVRLDVHPALRLGRLKNLWVSHNQLRQIDFFPSVLPSLQRVRLVDNQWSCEWVARVRESIWNLDIQVYGAEHACSEKLDGGICCYEDNAPYATVPSAVEEVVFLGRTSRLGESQPRAERLFAPDDKHEEHQLKLLKQSYNVLEQKYRRLVEEKDQLERRFVNTVRELERTIKRLTDELTDAQDAARLRRPKEG, via the coding sequence ATGCGCGCTAGCCTAATTTCAGTAATCATCTGCTCATCGCCCGCGATCGCCAAAGTGATAGCGTGCACCCGAGTCCAACGGAACTCATCGTGCATCATCGATGGCGTATCGCTGGTCGACCCATTGGATGAATATTCCACCGTATTTCCGACCTCAACGCACATAATTATAGAATCCAGCGAAATTCTCCATTTCTCGGTCCATCTGTTCGAAGCACTCGACGAGACGGCGTTCCTCACGCTCAAGGGCAGCTTCATCCCGGCGGTTACGTTTCGCTCCGATGGCTTACATTCCCTTCGCATCGATAATACGGAGCTGCGCGAGTTTGCGGTGGGTCCACAGGAAAACCGTAACCTTAACACGCTCATTATCAACGGCAACCCCCTGTCGACCATTCCGCCAACCATTCGGCACCTCGTGGGACTCTCGATTCTGGACCTCTCGAACAATCAGCTCGAGCACGTCAATCTCAACTGGTTCCAGGTGATGGACAATCTGCTCGTGCTCGACCTTTCGGGCAACCGAATAGTGCGGCTCGATGTCCACCCGGCACTGCGCCTTGGTCGGCTGAAGAACCTCTGGGTCAGTCACAACCAGCTGCGTCAGATCGACTTCTTTCCAAGCGTTTTGCCCTCATTGCAGCGCGTACGGCTTGTAGATAACCAGTGGAGCTGTGAGTGGGTGGCACGCGTCCGTGAGTCCATCTGGAACTTGGATATTCAGGTGTACGGTGCGGAACATGCGTGTTCGGAAAAGCTTGATGGAGGCATCTGCTGTTACGAAGACAATGCCCCTTACGCCACCGTGCCGAGTGCTGTCGAAGAGGTGGTGTTTTTGGGAAGAACCAGCCGTCTAGGTGAATCGCAACCTCGTGCCGAACGTCTGTTTGCTCCAGATGACAAACATGAAGAACATCAGCTCAAGCTGCTCAAGCAATCGTACAACGTGCTGGAGCAGAAGTACCGCAGATTGGTCGAGGAGAAAGATCAGCTCGAAAGGCGCTTCGTGAACACGGTCCGAGAGCTGGAGCGAACTATCAAACGTTTGACGGATGAACTGACAGATGCCCAGGATGCGGCCCGATTGCGCCGTCCGAAAGAAGGATAA